The following coding sequences are from one Verrucosispora sp. WMMD573 window:
- a CDS encoding SDR family oxidoreductase, producing MPLARNLADATIVITGASSGIGTATAYALARHGSTVVLAARSEPALREVARHCRELGGRTLVVPTDVTDADAMRRLAATAVAEFGRIDAWINNAAVGTIGLFDEIPVAEFGRVLDVNLLGTANGIRAALPHLSAAGGGVVVNNASLLAEVAMPYQSPYNAAKHAVRGLSDTVRQELRVTGRGSVSICTVLPATIDTPFFRHAANHSGRQVLPPPPVYPPEVVAKTIVRLLKRPRREAYAGGAARLVGMQWRLVPALAERVLGWYGRYTQFGPPPTADTSGNVFQADAAATTDGGWHGRRRQLVRISAAFGLAAAGTAVGTVAALARRITR from the coding sequence ATGCCCCTCGCCCGAAACCTGGCCGACGCCACCATCGTCATCACCGGTGCGTCCAGTGGCATCGGCACCGCGACCGCGTACGCCCTGGCCCGGCACGGCAGCACCGTGGTGCTCGCCGCGCGCTCGGAGCCGGCCCTGCGGGAGGTGGCCCGGCACTGCCGTGAGCTGGGCGGTCGCACCCTGGTGGTGCCCACCGACGTGACGGACGCGGACGCGATGCGACGGCTCGCCGCGACCGCGGTGGCGGAGTTCGGCCGGATCGACGCCTGGATCAACAACGCCGCGGTCGGCACCATCGGGTTGTTCGACGAGATCCCGGTGGCCGAGTTCGGCCGGGTGCTGGACGTCAACCTGCTCGGCACGGCGAACGGGATCCGGGCCGCGCTGCCACACCTCAGTGCGGCCGGCGGCGGCGTCGTGGTCAACAACGCCTCGCTGCTGGCCGAGGTGGCGATGCCGTACCAGTCCCCGTACAACGCCGCCAAACATGCTGTCCGGGGACTGTCCGACACGGTTCGCCAGGAGCTACGGGTCACCGGCCGGGGGTCCGTCTCGATCTGTACCGTGCTGCCGGCCACCATCGACACGCCGTTCTTCCGGCACGCCGCCAATCACAGCGGCCGGCAGGTTCTTCCGCCGCCGCCGGTCTATCCGCCGGAGGTGGTCGCGAAGACGATCGTCCGGTTGCTGAAGCGGCCCCGCCGGGAGGCGTACGCCGGTGGCGCCGCTCGCCTGGTCGGCATGCAGTGGCGGCTGGTGCCGGCCCTGGCCGAACGGGTCCTCGGCTGGTACGGCCGGTACACCCAGTTCGGGCCGCCGCCAACGGCCGACACCAGCGGGAACGTCTTCCAGGCCGATGCCGCGGCGACCACGGACGGCGGCTGGCACGGCCGGCGTCGCCAACTGGTCCGGATCTCCGCCGCGTTCGGGCTGGCGGCCGCCGGTACCGCCGTCGGCACGGTCGCCGCGCTGGCCCGCCGGATCACCCGCTGA
- a CDS encoding DUF5709 domain-containing protein, producing MRDDEYPTPVSDPEADGLPDTADDDSTAGDDVLTGREADGPAPAQLPGDRTPVAVDEFGTTAEEQLDGESLDYKLSRERFELPVDDPLAGPVDPDIAAEADSREQAAQAQLDADVIDPGPTSDPKSPVSLYDHDRLGTSADATVGRLVEPDEGTHTDQETDSIAYDAGAAGGGASAEELAVHETRPPHSV from the coding sequence ATGCGCGACGACGAGTACCCGACCCCCGTGTCCGATCCCGAGGCCGACGGTCTGCCCGACACCGCCGACGACGATTCGACGGCCGGGGACGACGTGCTGACCGGACGGGAAGCGGACGGCCCGGCACCGGCTCAGCTGCCCGGTGACCGGACGCCGGTGGCGGTCGACGAGTTCGGCACCACAGCCGAGGAGCAGCTCGACGGCGAGTCGTTGGACTACAAGCTGAGCCGGGAACGGTTCGAGCTGCCGGTCGACGATCCGCTGGCCGGACCGGTCGACCCGGACATCGCGGCCGAGGCGGACAGCCGGGAGCAGGCGGCGCAGGCGCAGCTCGACGCCGACGTGATCGATCCCGGCCCCACCTCCGACCCGAAGTCCCCGGTTTCCCTCTACGACCACGACCGGTTGGGGACCAGCGCGGACGCCACCGTCGGCCGGCTGGTCGAGCCGGACGAAGGGACGCACACCGACCAGGAGACCGATTCGATCGCGTACGACGCGGGGGCCGCCGGTGGCGGTGCCAGCGCCGAGGAACTGGCCGTGCACGAGACCCGGCCGCCGCACTCGGTCTGA
- a CDS encoding response regulator transcription factor, which yields MSGVRVMVVDDHPMWREGVARDLAEAGHEVVASCGEGRQAIRVVAAARPDVVVLDLQLPDISGVEVIHGLRTAHPEVRVLMLSASGEQQGVLDAVKAGATGYLLKSAGLAEFLEAVRRAAAGYPVFTPGLAGLVLGEYRRLAASGDHAAAGARDAAPRLTDRETEVLRLVAKGMSYRQIAERLGLSHRTVQNHVQNTLGKLQLHNRVELTRYAIERGLDD from the coding sequence ATGAGCGGCGTACGCGTGATGGTGGTCGACGATCACCCGATGTGGCGGGAAGGGGTGGCCCGCGACCTGGCCGAGGCGGGCCACGAGGTGGTGGCCAGCTGCGGCGAGGGCCGCCAGGCGATCCGGGTGGTCGCCGCGGCCCGTCCCGATGTGGTGGTGCTCGACCTGCAACTACCGGACATCTCCGGCGTCGAGGTGATCCACGGACTGCGGACGGCACACCCGGAAGTACGGGTACTCATGCTCTCGGCCAGCGGTGAGCAGCAGGGCGTGCTCGACGCGGTGAAGGCCGGCGCCACCGGCTACCTGCTCAAATCCGCCGGGCTGGCGGAGTTTCTGGAGGCGGTGCGACGCGCCGCGGCGGGCTATCCGGTGTTCACACCCGGGCTGGCCGGACTGGTCCTCGGCGAGTACCGCCGACTGGCCGCGAGCGGCGATCACGCGGCGGCCGGTGCGCGCGACGCGGCACCCCGGCTCACCGACCGGGAGACCGAGGTGCTGCGTCTGGTGGCCAAGGGGATGTCGTACCGGCAGATCGCCGAGCGGCTCGGGCTGTCGCACCGTACGGTGCAGAACCACGTGCAGAACACGCTCGGCAAGCTCCAGCTGCACAACCGGGTGGAGCTGACCCGGTACGCGATCGAGCGCGGGCTGGACGACTGA
- a CDS encoding DUF5931 domain-containing protein produces MPAAGGFEVPLWRAVAVFRVASLAYVCVVLIRDADRYAHPLAATALVLLMALWTAVTAIGYAVPARRGWPLLLADLAVVVAILLATPWVMGRPALDAGLPTLPVAWLSGPVLAWAVSGGRRRGAVAALVLGAADLATRGVVTPSAFNGAILMLLAGVVVGHVARLTVTAGERLHRAVELEAATRERERLARDIHDSVLQVLALVQRRGAHLDGEAGELARLAGEQEVALRSLISGAGPVPAGAADAPVDLRTLLGRHAGATVSLSAPAGPVPLPPAVARELAAAVAAALDNAARHGGGRAWVLVEDEGSVVTVSIRDEGPGFPPERLHQAAAQGRLGVAQAIQGRLADLGGTARISSTPGAGTEVELIVPRRQP; encoded by the coding sequence GTGCCTGCTGCCGGTGGTTTCGAGGTGCCGCTCTGGCGGGCCGTCGCGGTCTTCCGGGTGGCCTCCCTGGCGTACGTCTGCGTGGTGTTGATCCGCGACGCGGACCGCTACGCCCACCCCCTCGCCGCGACGGCGCTGGTGCTGCTCATGGCGCTCTGGACCGCCGTCACCGCGATCGGGTACGCGGTCCCGGCGCGGCGTGGCTGGCCACTGCTCCTGGCCGACCTGGCGGTGGTGGTGGCGATCCTGCTGGCCACCCCGTGGGTGATGGGCCGGCCGGCGCTCGACGCGGGGTTGCCGACCCTCCCGGTGGCCTGGCTGAGCGGTCCGGTGCTGGCCTGGGCCGTCTCCGGCGGGCGGCGGCGCGGCGCGGTCGCGGCACTCGTGCTCGGCGCGGCCGATCTGGCTACCCGGGGCGTGGTCACCCCGAGCGCGTTCAACGGAGCGATCCTGATGCTGCTCGCCGGCGTGGTGGTGGGGCACGTCGCGCGGCTGACGGTGACCGCCGGGGAGCGGCTGCACCGGGCGGTCGAGTTGGAGGCCGCCACCCGGGAGCGGGAGCGGCTGGCCCGGGACATCCACGACTCGGTGCTCCAGGTGCTCGCGCTCGTGCAGCGACGGGGCGCCCACCTCGACGGGGAGGCGGGCGAGTTGGCCCGGCTGGCCGGCGAGCAGGAGGTGGCGTTGCGGTCGCTGATCTCCGGTGCCGGACCGGTGCCGGCCGGTGCCGCCGACGCACCGGTGGACCTGCGTACCCTGCTCGGCCGACACGCCGGCGCCACCGTGTCGCTGTCGGCACCCGCGGGCCCGGTGCCGCTGCCCCCGGCGGTGGCCCGCGAACTGGCGGCGGCCGTCGCCGCGGCGCTGGACAACGCGGCCCGGCACGGCGGCGGTCGAGCCTGGGTGCTGGTCGAGGACGAGGGGTCGGTGGTCACCGTGTCGATCCGGGACGAGGGGCCGGGTTTCCCGCCCGAGCGGCTGCACCAGGCGGCGGCCCAGGGACGGCTGGGTGTCGCCCAGGCCATCCAGGGCCGGCTGGCCGACCTGGGCGGTACCGCCCGGATCAGCTCGACACCGGGTGCCGGCACCGAGGTGGAACTGATCGTGCCGAGGAGGCAGCCATGA
- a CDS encoding ATP-binding protein, whose amino-acid sequence MTNAGPPPPRTVVPIEHALLIADAFDQAQVTELRHSVASCVRTAGLRDDRLDDFVLAVNELITNAVRHGGGQGWLRLWEEPGLVLCEVADHGPGISTQSLDNRSRPAPETAGGWGLWLARELTDAMDVETGSAGTTVRIITATVPAEQHLGRHRSGE is encoded by the coding sequence ATGACGAACGCAGGACCTCCCCCACCGCGTACGGTGGTGCCCATCGAACACGCCCTCCTGATCGCCGACGCCTTCGACCAGGCCCAGGTGACCGAGCTCCGACACTCGGTCGCCTCCTGCGTGCGCACCGCTGGGCTACGCGACGACCGGCTGGACGATTTCGTGCTCGCCGTCAACGAACTGATCACCAACGCGGTGCGGCACGGCGGCGGACAGGGTTGGCTGCGGCTGTGGGAAGAGCCCGGCCTGGTGTTGTGCGAGGTCGCCGACCATGGTCCGGGCATCAGCACACAGAGCCTCGACAACCGCAGCCGACCCGCGCCGGAGACGGCCGGTGGGTGGGGCCTCTGGCTGGCCCGCGAGCTGACCGACGCGATGGACGTCGAGACCGGGTCAGCCGGCACCACGGTACGCATCATCACCGCGACCGTCCCCGCCGAGCAGCACCTCGGCCGCCATCGCAGCGGCGAATAG
- a CDS encoding phosphoribosylaminoimidazolesuccinocarboxamide synthase: MELLHSGKVRDVYAEGDDLILVASDRISVYDVVLPTPIPDKGKLLTALSLWWFEQLADLVPNHVISATDVPSGFAGRAIRCRRLEMVPVECVARGFLTGGGLKEYENTGRVSGVELPRGLVEASILPEPIFTPSTKAPVGEHDEPMTFAEMVDKVGAETADRLRQLTIDVYCRGAELAADRGILVADTKIELGWAADGTLVLGDELLTPDSSRFWPAESYQPGRAQFSYDKQYVRDWAARSGWDKRDPAPELPADVVDATRARYVDVYEKLTGERW; encoded by the coding sequence GTGGAACTTCTGCACTCGGGCAAGGTGAGGGACGTCTACGCCGAGGGCGATGACCTGATCCTGGTCGCCTCCGACCGCATCTCCGTCTACGACGTGGTGCTGCCGACTCCGATCCCGGACAAGGGCAAGCTGCTCACCGCCTTGTCGCTGTGGTGGTTCGAGCAGCTGGCCGACCTGGTCCCCAACCACGTCATCTCGGCCACCGACGTGCCATCGGGGTTCGCCGGCCGGGCGATTCGTTGCCGGCGGCTCGAGATGGTTCCGGTCGAGTGCGTCGCTCGCGGCTTCCTCACCGGCGGTGGCCTGAAAGAGTACGAGAACACCGGCAGGGTCTCCGGCGTCGAACTGCCGCGCGGGTTGGTCGAGGCGTCGATCCTGCCGGAGCCGATCTTCACCCCGTCGACGAAGGCGCCGGTGGGTGAGCACGACGAGCCGATGACCTTCGCCGAGATGGTCGACAAGGTGGGCGCGGAGACCGCCGACCGGCTGCGGCAGCTGACCATCGACGTGTACTGCCGGGGCGCCGAACTGGCGGCCGACCGGGGCATCCTGGTCGCCGACACCAAGATTGAGCTCGGTTGGGCGGCGGACGGCACCCTGGTCCTCGGCGACGAGCTGCTCACCCCGGACTCGTCCCGATTCTGGCCGGCGGAGTCCTACCAGCCAGGGCGCGCCCAGTTCTCCTACGACAAGCAGTACGTACGGGACTGGGCGGCGCGCAGCGGCTGGGACAAGCGGGATCCGGCACCGGAGTTGCCCGCCGATGTGGTCGACGCCACCCGGGCCCGTTACGTGGATGTCTACGAGAAGCTGACCGGCGAGCGCTGGTAA